TATTTCCCCAGTGCTACTACATTACTGCtgtctggaggggcactcttgtgTTGTAGTGCAACAAAGGTTGGATCCCCTACCCCCACTGACATTTCAGCCAGAAATTATGAGACATGCACTAATTGGAAGCAAAGCAGTCTGTCCACCCACAAAACTTTAGCAGGGTTAAACAGTGTTGAACATGGGTTCTGGGCTGGGTTCATGTATAGCCACACAAAtgatcatgaatgcacaattgaATGGATATCTGGTGGGGtggaccagtgctatttttctaaaaaaataaataggtgtcagagctcaccatgaacttctcccttgccGGGACAGAGATCCAGTGAGCCCCGGCTGGGGGAAAAAGCCCTTGTGAAGACCCTAAGATCTCTGGGCTGAAATTCTCTGAGAATTTTGCACTGGGTGGatacttttaaatgcatttttcatcCTTACAATTTATAAAAAGCATTTGCTTAATTAAGAACAAGTTAAGCGCTATTCACAGTTTCCCCCCTTGAATTCATTTCACTacattgcatttaaaaatgaaacaaaacccacTGCCATTGTTTTACAAAGTGAATATAAGAACATGAGAGCAGCCCTCCTGGGGcaaaccaaaggtccatctgCTTCAGCATTTTGTTCTTCCAGCGGTCAACCACATCCCTGTGGGGAATCTACACACAGAATATGAAGCCACAACAGTAGTCTCCCCATTTCTGCTCCCCAGCTATGGGTATTCCAAGCCATACTGCTTCCAACCCTGAAGGTGGTAAGTACACAGCTGTTTTGGCTAGAAGACACTGATAGCCTGATCCTTCATAAATTTGCctaacccattttttttttaagtcatccaagttggtgcccatgCCCATTACTACAGCTAGCTATAGTGGATTTCATCTTTTGGCTATGCAATGtttgaagaagtattttcttctgTGTGGCCCCGAATcccccaacattcagcttaattgGGTTATCCTGGGTTATCGTATCACAACAGGGGAGAAAAACAAAATTTCTCGCATAATTTTGTACATTTCTATCATGTTTCCCCTTGCTcgtcttttttctttaaaaaggaaagagccCCCAATGTTCTAACCTttctgttgcccttttctgactGTGTTCCAGCTCcacaacatcctttttgaggtgtggcaggcagaagggaacacagtattccagtcgTGATTAAGTGAAATTTCACTTCAGGAAAGCAGCTACATTAACTTCTCCAACAAGAATGTAAAGTCTCAAATGCAGCTCTCTCTACTTCCAGGGTTGCTCTCTCTTGGTGCAAAACCCTCAGAAACTCTTCCCCACTCCTTAGTTTTGGGTCTGCATACCAAAGCATGCCACTCATTCTGGTGGTCTCAGCTTCATCAACCCTTCCTGTCTCCTACCCTAAATTTCCAACTCATCTCATTGTGCATTTGTGCAATTGCCGTTAAGTACAGCAAGATTGTTCCACACCTTATATTTAATTCCATAATAGTGTTGCTGGCTAGGATTCTGTAGAAATGTTGCTTGTCGCTAGTTATGAGAGCAGGGAGGAGGGCACTTTCTAGCCTGCCACTGCTACTGGCTGCTTATCAAGTAAAGGGTCCAAATTAGAAACCCAGCAACTCTTATACATATGAACACAAAGCATTGGATATTTTCAAACCAGTGCAATTTATAAGCTGGCAATCTACAATAAAAGTTCCATCCCTTTCTCACTCAGTCCTTGATTCCTCTCTTCATCAAGACAGTCCACTTAACCCAAGTTCCACTGGCCCATCAGCTGTTCTGATCCTTTAATCCTCCCCATGTTCGAGGATTTAAAGGCTACTCTTGAAAAGTGGGAGTAATGCTGCTGGGGTGGCTTTCAGATTCTTGCTATTTTCAAGTGGGATTCAATTGCATactagcaaattcaggttgcgccATTGAAGATGATCTGGAGGTTTTGCACAACAAACCCGCTTACCCTACCCCTGCACCCCAAATCACACTTTCTGCAATAAAGGAAGTGACAGGAAAaggcactggaaagtgtgagataatgCTTGCTTGCCTTATTAGAGTTCAGCTTTCCTGCAAACAAAGCAGGACAAATATTCAGCAAACAGCTTGGAGGGGGGAGTAAATTAATGAATGCTCTGTGAATAAGGACCTGTGCAACTTCTGATACTAGATTCAGTCCATCAACCATGTACTGTTACCTGCTGGCAGCTGGATTACATACCAACGCACCCTGCTGCTTTTGTAGCTCCAAGCAAGCAGCAAAATAGGTTTCTCTTGGTCCTTGAGGACTTCACTAAATGGCTGGTTTTCAAGGGTTTTGCTCTCCTCCCCAGTGCCCCACTCATCCAGTTTGGTCCTCCAACACAAAGATGAACAACGGGTGGCAACCCTCAGTTGGCAACTCAAATGGAAACTGCTGCTCTAAGAGCAGCTACAAGACCGAATTCATGCTGAGCCGACCCAAAGCCCTGAATCAACGCAGGAGTGGAGGACATTCCTGCTGGATCACTTGTGGTGCACTGTCTGAGTCCAGAAGAGTGAAAGTGAAGGATGGAGAGGGATAAAGATAGCATATAAGCAAGCTGTCCGGCTCAAGGCTCCAAAGTCCTTCAGTCTGTTGCCAAGTCTGTTGCTTCCCTCTGTTGCCAAGTGAGCAGTCTTTTAATAAGTTCCCTCAATCATCAACTTGTTCTCAAGAAGCCTTTGCATAAACAAACCTAACACTACTGTCCTCCAGTCGCTGAAAGCAAGGAGGcttgagaaagaaaagagagcagCTACTCACAGCTTAGGGGCGCAAGCCAAGCTCAGCCATCCTAACTTGAGCCCCTCCAAGGAACCAGTCTGTTGAGCAAtcatccagatttgcttgcacaaagcttgcgCAGAGGTTAGATTATAGCTAATATTTAATGAGCATTTGcgtgtggtggtgtgtgtgtcatGGAACACTTACCCTGCGTTCACCCTTGTTTCTTTCAGTGTGTTTATACCTCTTCCCATTATTAGGTGGGATGGGGATGTAAAATGCAAGCTACTCTTCTGGGCCTCCTTCCTTCTAGATCAGAAGACAGACTCATGCTGAAGAGCAGGATAGTATCTTTTGACAGTAGGCAATTCGGGGCAGGATTCAACCACCAAGTCCCATCCATCAGTGCAAGGTATGAAAACGGTTCCCTAGTACAGgtgttcccaacaaaattttctcgaggacccctcatcgagccgctattgtgacaaggacccccattaactaatcctaaaattaaaaagtgagagccaaattaagagtatttttataagagtccagggaggagggaggagaatggagaagacagggtacctgcacagtagcgcacaaatgaagccaacgcgcgcaaagcatcttggggaggtgagcattagtagaatgcgcgcgctgcctctttgcaaaacagtagtgtttgtaaagcgccacctaacggcatacagcagaactactgcctctatctaattctagttttgcgctagactctgctcatgcaggaagcggccaaaacaaaaaatctgttatcatacgaaatatatttaatatatttttttattctaatagcatcttgcggccccctctggcatagctcgcagacccctgggggtccccggaccacctgttgggaaccgcTGCCCTAGTAAGTAAAATAGCTTCTGTTACCACATTGTTTGGTACTGAATCATCTACAATGTGGTAAGGTAAACACGGACACTTAAATGATTTCCCTTGAAAATTACAGCATACGTGCAAAAGGCAGTTTTCAAATGTTGGCAGATTGAATggctttaattaaaacaaataccAAAAACCATTGCTGAACaactttcattaaaaagaaagctGACTTTGAATTCATagaacaaaacacacattttaatccAGCAGCTATTGTTTCTCATTCATGCAGACATGGTCAGATTAATGCTTAAAATGTTTTCCTGAAGTTCTGCAACTATATTGTTGTGCACGTCCTAGTCTCCAAGTAGTAAGAGACTCCAGAAGTTCCAGCTCTTAACCAGGGTTCTGTTTTCCTTGGTCAGAGGAGACTGCACTAATATGAATGGAGGCTTTAAAACTTGCAGGTGTCTTTGATACTTTTCCAAACTTGATCCTGCACAGGTTGCCCGCTGTTCTGGACAGTCCACACCACTGCATGGGAACAGCCAGGAATTATTCATCAGCTACAACAATCATCTGCTGAAATCATGTTGCCGTTTCAAGGGAGGAAGCGGAGACTTGCCCTATAGGCTACTACCACTTTTGTGCTACTGCTCaaagctgttgggggggggcattaggcAATTGTTTCAGTCTCAAATGCAACTAATTAGTAAGCTACACAGCGCCTTCCGGGCACACGCaattcagggccgtctcaagcatgacgggcgccctggcgctgtggtgcggagatcgctctggcgcccccgccctggtgggtgggcgggcgcagcgcccccctgccggcccggcgccacccagcctacccctagagccggccttgACGCAATTACATAGTAGTACACATGTTTAGCACAGTGTCTCTTTCACCTGTGTAGTAAAAAAACCAGTTTCTGAGAAGGTCCTCAGTAGAATCTTGTTAACATTCGTCTCATACATTTCTGAAATGTGTTTTTCTGGAATTTCATGCCAGCTTATTTAGAATCATTGAACCATGGAACCGTGGAGTTGGAaatgaccccaagggtcacctagttctgcaatgcagaaatcttaactaaagcatccatgactgatggcccccaacctctgcttaaaaacctccaagcccaccaccttctgagggagtctgttccactgttgaatagctctttccatcagaaggtttttcctgatacttagtcagaatctcctttcttgtaacttgaagccactggctcgggtcctagcctccagagcaggagaaaacaagcttgctaaaAGAAACgcttcaaattttaaaaattgcactccCAGAAAGTCTAGTGAAATGAGTTATCCCATCTCCAGTTTGCTACCATCTTCCCCTTTTGGCTATAAGCTGGtctaaaaaacaaccaaaacgCATACTCTTCAGAAATCCACGCAAATACTTCATGTGGTCACAATTATTCTGTATTGGAAACGTCCCTAAGCAGAGACCCTTGAGCAACAGACGGGCTCAATTTGGCTGTGAGTGACATGTTGATAGCGCAAGCTGTCAATTTATAATGCGACAGTATTTCCTTCCTCCCCAGGAATGTTAGGGGGATACACCGGAAAACGTTTGAAGTCGCAAAGGACTTAAAATGATATCGCATCATCTCAGACAGCAACAATAAAGCTTAATCTTATTTTACAACAGAAAGTTTGCAAAAAGTTTGGCTCCAATCAGGCTCTCCGGAGCGGCAGCTTCTCTGCTCCACTAAAACATGACCTGCGGATGCTCCCTCTTCAACATGCTCTGCCAACAGCTATGATTACTCACAGCTACCCCATTAAGCACATTCTCTGACACTCTGAGGCTGCACAGCTCTATCAAGGTGATCTCTAAGTGGCACGCCACCGACAGCCCCTGATAACTAGAAGTTCAACCTCCCTTTGCTGCTTAGAGACCAGTCCAATGTACATTAACCTCTTGCTTTGGGTTTGTGTCCTTTCTTATGCCCTCCCTGTGTATAATTTTGGCACAAAAGGACACGCAACTCATCATTATTTTAGTGAACCTATCTGTTCTGTAATTGTAGGggactggactggatgaccctcagggtcccttccaactctgcaattctatggaaGGGTTCTGCAAATATTGGTATGCATCAGGGTGGCTCAATGGTTTGCCCAGTGGATTTGTGTTTAGGCAACTTGGAGACCAATGTCCACTCAGCCATAGATTCACTAGCAGAGGTCTCTCTCCCAGGCTCAGTTCCCTTTTTGTAAAATGCAAATAATGGCTTATTTCTAAGAAGACATATGGGAGAAGGATTATATTGGCTGCTCCTTTGCACTCTGATTGATTTTACAGCCCTATTGATATGTGTGCACATTTTTGTTCAGGGCTGAGACGGAAcctaggaagctgacttatacggagccaaaccactggtccatctacctcactattatctacactggctggcaggaggtgccagggattgaacctagggcaTTCTGCATGCCAACCATGTGCTCCGCTACTGAACCACAGCCCAAGCCCAAGCAAGTAGAATACacaaggcaggggtcagcaaactttttcagcagggggccggtccactgtccctcagaccttgtggggggccggactatattttgaaaaagaatatgaatgaattcctatgccccacaaaaaccccagagatgcattttaaataaaaggtcacattctactcatgtcaaaacaccaggcaggccccacaaataacccagagatgcatattaaataaaaggacacattctactcatgtaaaaacatgctgatttccagaccgtctgcgggccagatttagaaggcaattgggctgcatctgcccccgggccttagtttggggacccctgctctatggaaTTCAGCTTCAAGTGAAGCTCAGAGTACAACTAAATGTACAGAGTTTTAAGTCAGTGGttcccagttttttggggggaggcactgccctcttggttccataaacACCCCCCAGGGCATGGGCATAGTAGCCAGGATTTTTCTTAGGGagagcagaacctcagatttgtattgattttaattgatTTAGGGTGTGGCAGCCGCCTCCCTTGGCCATGCCCCAGGGCCTCCTACCCTATAAGAAGCAttattcaaaatggcagcttgCACGACCCACTAAGGAAAATAACACCACAGTAAAATCCATTCAGAAAACAGAAatggcacatttattcaaaatccagttcaaACTACTGTATGTAGTTTAATTAATTCCAACAAAATCGATGAGCTTCATCCACTGATAGCTTTCCAAAGTCTGATATATCACATGTGGCAGATTGGATAAGCACCCCTACAGAGTCCTCACCCCCATATATCATATAGGGAACTGAGGTTATGAGTCAGGTCATGGCTGAAGAGGTATTTGAACTGAGGACAATCTCTGCAGTGCAAGCAAGTGCCAGGAGATGCAGTGGGACGCAGAATGAGACTTGGAACATGGACAAGACACTTGCAGGAGCAGCGACAGGTTTGGCGTCAGCTGAGCGGTGGGGGCAGGGAGTAGGAGACTTGTAGTAAAATCCACAAGCCCCACCAATTCACTCCCCACTCTAATGTTAGGCAAGCTATCTTCCCCCATAGCCTTATGAAAACGGCAGCTTCTGCAGCAGCAAAGTGAGGTCCTATGTGCTCTCCTATCTTTGAGCAGGAGGTAGGAGTGGGGCTGAGGTGTGTGTTGTGGGGACATGTCAGTGATTAAAGAAAGAGCTGGCAGGGGCGTTGGGAAGCTGTGTAGGGAATTATAGCAATTTCTGACAACCAATGATGGCCGAGATGGCAAGCATTTCCAATAAAGTTGTAACTTTATTAGAAACAACACTTTGTCTCAAAGGAGCAAGTATCTCAGCGACCCTTTTGCAGGAATATAACAATCGTGTTTCCTTTATTTATGCATTGCAACCTTTTCAAAAGTATCCCCCTCTGGATAACCAAaagtctttccttttttttttattaagcccCACAACAAACCGTGCCAGTTCTGAGCATGATAAACAGCTGAGATGTTTTcgcaaagcaaaaagaaagaaaaaagtcaaGTTATCTATATGTTACTCCAAAGGCAAGGAAAGTCAGGCTGCCAGTCTAGTAATTGCTGTCCCctgacagtccccccccccccgaccaggcTTTGCTGAAATGCCCTGACAAAGCAGAGGGACCAAATGCTGGCTGCCACCCTTCCCTTCGGACTGGAACTGGCAATCGCATCCCTCGCGGTCTggggcagccgcagcagcagcttcGGCTCCATCCCCTCCGTCGCTGGCCAGTTTGTCTCCAGTCACGAAAGCAGCAGCCTTTCCAAGGCAGCCAAAGGTGCCTGGCAGAGTTCAGTAGCTCTCACACTCCGCTCCCCGCCCGCTTCTCCGGCTCCTGCTGCGAGGATCAGGCTGTCTTTGGCAGGAGGAAGACCTTGGAAAGTTGCACACATTCCTGGTGCGAGGGATCAATCTGCtgcttccattctctctctctcggaggAAAGCACGGAATGGCTGCGCACGGGGGACTCTGGGACCACCgcgaggggaggagggaagctcaGCCCCCTTCCCAGACGGCTATAAAGCCGCGACGGGCATCCTGCGAACTCCTCAGAGCAGAGCCAGGAGGCATctggcagagggagggggcagtTCACCGACGGGACGAAGCGTCTCGGGCAATAAAGTCCCCACCCGACGAGCTCGGTCGGGGCTGCGGCGGAGGAAGGGTCCCCCGACGGCTTCCCGCGTCTCTCCACAGAAACCATTTTTAGGACTCCCACGGGCGTGCGCCCCCCATGGCGGAAGGCGGGAGCCGCGACGGGACGCCCGGCGCGTTACTCAAGAGCGCCGTCCAGCCGGCGCTGCTGCTTTCTTGCGTCCTGCTGCTGTACCTGTGGGCGAGGAGGAGCCCCCGGACGGCGGGCAAGAGCCTCCCCGGCCCCGTCGGGTGGCCGCTGCTGGGCAACGTGCTGCAACTGGGCCGCCTGCCGCACCTCACCTTTGGCGAGCTGGCGCGGCGCTACGGCGACATCTTCCAGCTGCGCCTGGGCCGGCGCGCCATCGTGGTGCTCAATGGGGAGGCGGCCATCCGACAGGCCCTGGTGCAGCAGGCCGTGCCCTTCGCGGACAGGCCCGACTTCCTCTCCTTCCGCCTGGTGTCCGGAGGCAAGAGCATGGCCTTCGGGCGCTACAGCGAGCGCTGGGGAGCGCAACGGCGGGTGGCGCACGCCACGCTGCGCGCCTTCTCGACGGCCAACACGCCCAGCAAGCAGCTCTTCGAGCAGCACGTGGCGGCCGAGGCGCAGGAGCTGATCGACGGCCTGCTGCGGCTGAGCCAGGGCGGCGCTTACGTCGACCCTTCGCCGCTCTTCGTCGTGGCCAACGCCAACGTGATGTGCGCCCTCTGCTTCGGGCAGCGCTACAGCCACGCCGACGGCGAGTTCCGCGCGCTGCTGAGCAGGAACCACCGCTTTGGACAGACGGTGGCGGCGGGCAGCTTGGTGGACGTGCTGCCCTGGCTGCAGGCCTTCCCCAACCCGGTGCGCAGCGTCTTCCGAGACTTTCAGGCGCTCAGCCGCGAGCTGTACGACTTCGTGTGCGCCAAAGTAGCGCAGCACCGCAGCACCTTCCAGCCCGGCGCCCCTCCGCGCCACATCAGCGACGCTATCCTGGAGTGCATGGAGCACGGCCCCGGCGCGCAGCAGGGGCTGGGAGGAGACTACGTCGAGGGCACGCTGGCTGACATGTTCGGCGCAGGTCAGGACACCACCTCCACCGCCCTGACGTgggtgctgctgctccttctcaaGCACCCGCAGCTTCGACGGCAGCTGCAGGCGGACCTTGACCGGGTGGTAGGCCGCTCGCGGCTTCCGACGGGTGACGACCGCGCCTCCTTGCCTCGCCTGGAAGCCTTCCTCCACGAGACGCTCCGCTACAGCAGCTTCGTGCCCGTCACCATCCCGCACGCCACGGCCGCCGACGTGCTGCTCGACGGCTTCCACATTCCCAAGGGCACGGTGGTCTTCGTCAACCAGTGGTCCGTCAACCACGACCCGCTGCGCTGGAAGGACCCGCACGTCTTCGACCCGACGCGCTTCCTGGACGCCCGGCAAGAGAACGTCGACCGGGACCTCATGCACCGGGTCATGATCTTCTCGACGGGCAAGAGGCGCTGCATCGGCGACCAGCTCGCCAAACTGCAGCTCTTCCTCTTCACCGCCATCCTTCTGCAGCAGTGCGAGCTGGAAGCCAACCCGGCCGAGGAAATCACCTTGGAGTACGTCTACGGGCTGGTGCTCAAGCCCTTGCCTTACACGGTGTCCGTTTCCCGGCGAAGCGCTCTCCCTaacggagaggaggagagagggagcctCGGGGGGATCGTCGAGGGCGCCTCTTAGCAATGGCGCGGCCCTCCCCACCAGAAAGTTCTCCATAGCTCGAGGTCAGGCCCCTGCTGGCTTTTCAGAGCTGCCCTCTGCCAGAGGAAGTTAATGTTTTCCCCCACCAGTCCCTCTCCCCCTAACTTTCTGAAGCTCATGTCTTtcacacagggatggggaacctgccgcCCTCCCAGATG
The nucleotide sequence above comes from Zootoca vivipara chromosome 1, rZooViv1.1, whole genome shotgun sequence. Encoded proteins:
- the LOC118075397 gene encoding cytochrome P450 1B1-like; translated protein: MAEGGSRDGTPGALLKSAVQPALLLSCVLLLYLWARRSPRTAGKSLPGPVGWPLLGNVLQLGRLPHLTFGELARRYGDIFQLRLGRRAIVVLNGEAAIRQALVQQAVPFADRPDFLSFRLVSGGKSMAFGRYSERWGAQRRVAHATLRAFSTANTPSKQLFEQHVAAEAQELIDGLLRLSQGGAYVDPSPLFVVANANVMCALCFGQRYSHADGEFRALLSRNHRFGQTVAAGSLVDVLPWLQAFPNPVRSVFRDFQALSRELYDFVCAKVAQHRSTFQPGAPPRHISDAILECMEHGPGAQQGLGGDYVEGTLADMFGAGQDTTSTALTWVLLLLLKHPQLRRQLQADLDRVVGRSRLPTGDDRASLPRLEAFLHETLRYSSFVPVTIPHATAADVLLDGFHIPKGTVVFVNQWSVNHDPLRWKDPHVFDPTRFLDARQENVDRDLMHRVMIFSTGKRRCIGDQLAKLQLFLFTAILLQQCELEANPAEEITLEYVYGLVLKPLPYTVSVSRRSALPNGEEERGSLGGIVEGAS